The following are from one region of the Camelus dromedarius isolate mCamDro1 chromosome 16, mCamDro1.pat, whole genome shotgun sequence genome:
- the PTRH2 gene encoding peptidyl-tRNA hydrolase 2, mitochondrial, with product MISKSLVMEYLAHPGALSLAAGVACGMCLGWGLRARFGMTPRSSASETDTDTGTEASILGESGEYKMILVVRSDLKMGKGKVAAQCSHAAVSAYKQIQRRNPELLQQWEYCGQPKVVVKAPDEETLVELLTHAKMLGLTVSLIQDAGRTQIAPGSRTVLGIGPGPVDLIDKVTGHLKLY from the coding sequence atgATCTCCAAATCCTTGGTTATGGAGTATTTGGCTCATCCTGGTGCACTCAGTTTGGCTGCTGGAGTTGCTTGTGGCATGTGCCTGGGCTGGGGCCTCCGAGCACGCTTTGGGATGACCCCCAGGAGCTCAGCGAGTGAGACAGACACCGACACTGGAACTGAAGCAAGCATCTTAGGAGAGAGTGGGGAGTACAAAATGATTCTTGTGGTTCGAAGTGACTTAAAGATGGGAAAAGGGAAGGTGGCTGCCCAGTGCTCTCATGCTGCTGTTTCTGCCTACAAGCAAATTCAAAGGAGAAACCCCGAATTACTCCAACAGTGGGAATACTGTGGCCAGCCCAAAGTGGTGGTCAAAGCCCCTGATGAAGAAACTCTGGTTGAATTATTGACCCATGCAAAAATGCTGGGACTGACTGTAAGTTTAATCCAAGATGCTGGACGTACTCAGATTGCACCAGGCTCTCGAACTGTTTTAGGAATTGGACCAGGACCGGTAGACCTAATTGACAAGGTCACTGGTCACCTAAAACTTTACTAG